In one window of Blastopirellula marina DNA:
- a CDS encoding HAD family hydrolase, protein MNRLTEILDRNRHPLEPIPTELQPQLKEIPGIRAVVFDIYGTLLVSGSGDVGTAMEMSKGDCLEAAWEACGVTSKMPADDMVGQFYSVIKGDHKTATKRGTSYPEIVVEEIWQKVFASAIRKKQVTVPDDFDPAVFALEFESRVNPVWPMPGLAEVIGALRERGLTLGIISNAQFFTPKIVEYFLGGTLEENGFQPENCFFSYQHRLAKPGKALYSAAAQSLAGAGIDVCHILYVGNDMLNDVQPASQVGMKTALFAGDQRSLRLRKDDARMLPIQPDVTLTRLSDILACLPR, encoded by the coding sequence ATGAACCGCCTGACGGAAATCCTCGACCGCAACCGCCACCCGCTCGAGCCAATTCCGACCGAGCTTCAGCCGCAATTGAAAGAGATACCTGGCATACGCGCGGTAGTCTTCGATATCTACGGCACGTTGTTGGTGAGCGGCAGTGGCGATGTCGGCACGGCGATGGAAATGTCCAAGGGAGATTGCCTGGAGGCGGCTTGGGAAGCATGCGGTGTGACCAGCAAGATGCCGGCCGACGACATGGTGGGGCAGTTTTACTCGGTGATCAAAGGTGATCACAAAACTGCCACTAAAAGAGGCACTTCTTATCCAGAGATCGTCGTGGAAGAGATTTGGCAAAAAGTTTTTGCCTCGGCGATTCGGAAGAAGCAGGTGACCGTTCCGGACGATTTTGATCCAGCGGTCTTTGCCCTGGAATTTGAATCGCGGGTGAATCCGGTCTGGCCCATGCCAGGCCTGGCGGAGGTGATTGGGGCCCTCCGAGAACGCGGATTAACGCTCGGAATTATCAGCAATGCCCAGTTCTTTACGCCGAAAATCGTGGAATACTTCCTCGGAGGCACGCTTGAGGAAAATGGCTTTCAGCCGGAGAACTGCTTTTTTTCCTACCAGCATCGCTTGGCCAAGCCCGGAAAAGCCCTTTATTCGGCTGCGGCCCAATCGCTGGCCGGCGCCGGAATTGATGTGTGTCATATTCTGTATGTTGGCAACGATATGCTGAACGACGTCCAACCCGCTTCGCAAGTTGGCATGAAAACTGCTCTCTTCGCGGGAGATCAACGCAGTCTTCGACTGCGGAAGGATGATGCTCGAATGTTGCCAATTCAACCTGATGTAACGCTCACAAGACTTTCAGACATTTTGGCCTGCCTTCCGAGATAA
- a CDS encoding sigma-70 family RNA polymerase sigma factor, whose product MSDDVESLLASLSEGNQAAADKLLPVLYQELKGIANQHMRNERADHTLQATALVHEAFLKLVDQNRVQWQGKAHFCAVASNIMRRILVDHARTKNAAKRGKGAQRITLEEGLVAGDPQSNVDLVELDELLTELATLNPRHAKIIEMRYFAGMTVEETAAALDVSVSTVKGDWRMAKAWLTSRMESDTETSED is encoded by the coding sequence ATGAGTGATGACGTCGAAAGCTTGCTCGCTTCTCTTTCCGAAGGGAACCAGGCCGCGGCGGACAAACTTCTGCCGGTGCTGTACCAAGAGCTGAAAGGCATCGCCAATCAGCATATGCGGAACGAACGTGCCGATCATACGTTGCAAGCGACCGCCTTGGTGCATGAAGCATTCCTGAAGCTCGTCGATCAGAATCGTGTCCAGTGGCAAGGCAAAGCCCACTTCTGTGCCGTTGCTTCCAACATCATGCGGCGCATCCTGGTGGATCATGCGCGCACCAAGAACGCCGCCAAGCGGGGCAAAGGGGCCCAGCGAATCACGTTGGAAGAAGGGCTCGTCGCTGGCGATCCCCAAAGCAACGTCGACTTGGTCGAGTTGGACGAGCTGCTAACCGAATTGGCCACGCTCAATCCGAGACATGCCAAGATTATTGAGATGCGCTATTTCGCCGGGATGACCGTCGAAGAAACGGCTGCCGCGCTCGACGTGTCCGTTTCGACGGTGAAAGGAGATTGGCGAATGGCCAAAGCGTGGCTTACTTCGCGGATGGAAAGCGACACCGAGACTTCCGAGGACTAG
- a CDS encoding glycosyltransferase family 4 protein, giving the protein MNVPEITGHNIGFVGTRFAGTDGVSLESAKWAKVLWDNKHVSYWYGGKMDTNPDITSLVPHAYFGHPDIQWINRRIFGTTTRDPEVSRRIFALAEYLKHTLYEFTRRFNIEVMIVQNALCIPMNVPLGVAITMFIAETGFPTIAHHHDFYWERDRFSVNAVSDILSMAFPPTLPSIQHVTINLPGQMDLSHRKGQSSILVPNVLDFEDPPVHDDYPQSFKEDIGLSYDDIVILQPTRVVPRKGIEHAIALVNSLNNPKYKLVVTHESGDEGDEYKNALQEMADRQNVDIRFVAERVGEERGIAEDGKKLYTLGDCYAAADFISYPSLYEGFGNALIEAFYFKKPILVNRYSIFVTDIEPKGFKVVTMDGYLTRDVITQVRNLMEDEAYRQEVVEHNFELGKRFFSYSVLKRKLRALVTNFTGMDDL; this is encoded by the coding sequence ATGAACGTACCTGAAATCACAGGGCACAATATTGGCTTTGTGGGGACTCGTTTTGCCGGAACCGATGGTGTTTCGCTGGAATCGGCAAAATGGGCGAAGGTCCTGTGGGACAACAAACATGTCAGCTACTGGTATGGCGGGAAGATGGATACCAATCCCGACATCACCAGCCTGGTTCCGCATGCCTATTTCGGCCATCCCGATATCCAGTGGATTAATCGCCGGATCTTCGGAACCACCACCCGCGATCCCGAGGTTTCACGGCGTATCTTTGCGCTGGCCGAATACCTGAAGCACACCTTGTACGAGTTCACGCGTCGCTTCAACATCGAAGTGATGATTGTGCAGAATGCGCTTTGTATTCCGATGAACGTTCCACTGGGCGTGGCGATCACGATGTTCATCGCGGAAACCGGTTTCCCCACGATCGCGCACCATCACGATTTCTACTGGGAGCGTGATCGTTTTAGCGTGAACGCGGTAAGTGACATTCTTTCGATGGCATTTCCACCGACGTTGCCTTCGATTCAACATGTGACGATTAACTTGCCTGGGCAAATGGACCTTTCCCACCGTAAGGGGCAGTCGTCGATCCTGGTTCCCAACGTTCTCGACTTCGAGGACCCGCCGGTCCACGACGATTACCCTCAATCGTTTAAAGAAGACATCGGATTATCGTATGATGATATTGTGATCCTGCAGCCAACACGCGTTGTGCCGCGAAAAGGGATCGAGCATGCGATTGCCTTGGTCAATTCGCTGAACAACCCCAAGTACAAACTGGTCGTCACGCACGAATCAGGCGACGAAGGGGACGAATACAAGAACGCCCTGCAAGAGATGGCCGATCGACAAAATGTCGACATCCGTTTCGTCGCCGAACGCGTGGGTGAAGAACGGGGCATCGCCGAGGATGGCAAGAAGCTGTATACGCTGGGCGACTGTTACGCCGCCGCCGACTTCATCAGCTATCCAAGCTTGTACGAAGGTTTCGGCAACGCATTGATCGAAGCGTTTTACTTCAAGAAGCCAATTCTCGTGAATCGGTATTCCATCTTCGTCACCGACATCGAACCAAAGGGGTTCAAAGTGGTGACCATGGATGGTTATCTCACACGAGACGTCATCACCCAGGTTCGGAACCTGATGGAGGACGAAGCGTATCGCCAGGAAGTCGTGGAGCACAACTTCGAACTGGGCAAGCGATTTTTCAGCTACTCGGTGCTCAAACGGAAATTGCGAGCATTGGTGACCAACTTCACTGGTATGGACGACCTGTAA